One Acinetobacter pullicarnis genomic region harbors:
- the dmpG gene encoding 4-hydroxy-2-oxovalerate aldolase yields the protein MSKIIVHDMTLRDGMHPQRHQTSIEQMIAISTALDQAGVPLIEVTHGDGLGGSSVNYGFAAATDEQYLTAVVPRMQQAKISALLIPGIGTVDHLKMAHEIGVSTIRVATHCTEADVSEQHIHTARQLGMDTVGFLMLAHMATPAQLLQEAEKMVSYGANCIYVTDSAGYMLPQDVTDRVAALRQSLDAKIEIGFHGHHNLGMGVANTVAAVDAGATRVDLAAAGLGAGAGNTPLELFIAVANRMGLETGVDLFKVQDIAEDLVIPMMLNPIRADRDAATLGYAGVYSSFLLFAKRAEAKYGVSAREILMELGRRGTVGGQEDMIEDLALTMSKAKAAQS from the coding sequence ATGTCTAAAATTATTGTGCACGATATGACCTTGCGTGATGGTATGCATCCACAACGTCATCAAACAAGTATTGAACAAATGATTGCCATTTCAACTGCTTTAGACCAAGCAGGGGTGCCACTGATTGAAGTGACACATGGTGATGGCTTGGGTGGTTCGTCAGTGAACTATGGTTTTGCGGCCGCGACGGATGAGCAGTATCTGACTGCGGTGGTGCCGCGCATGCAGCAGGCTAAAATTTCAGCTTTACTGATTCCGGGAATTGGCACGGTCGACCATTTAAAAATGGCGCATGAGATTGGGGTGAGTACCATTCGTGTCGCCACGCACTGTACGGAAGCGGACGTGTCCGAGCAACACATCCATACGGCACGACAGTTGGGGATGGATACGGTTGGTTTCTTAATGTTGGCACATATGGCTACACCTGCGCAGCTGTTGCAAGAAGCTGAAAAAATGGTGTCCTATGGTGCTAACTGTATTTATGTCACCGACTCTGCTGGCTATATGTTGCCGCAAGATGTGACGGATCGTGTTGCAGCTTTACGCCAAAGTCTAGATGCCAAAATTGAAATTGGTTTTCATGGGCATCATAACTTGGGCATGGGAGTGGCTAACACCGTGGCCGCAGTTGATGCTGGGGCGACTCGGGTGGACTTGGCGGCGGCTGGTTTAGGGGCAGGTGCAGGCAATACACCACTTGAACTGTTTATTGCCGTTGCCAATCGTATGGGCTTGGAAACGGGTGTCGATCTGTTTAAGGTTCAAGATATTGCAGAAGACTTGGTGATTCCAATGATGCTCAATCCGATTCGTGCGGATCGCGATGCAGCGACGCTGGGGTATGCTGGGGTGTATTCATCGTTCTTATTGTTTGCTAAACGTGCAGAAGCAAAATATGGGGTTTCAGCACGTGAAATCTTAATGGAGCTTGGTCGTCGCGGCACCGTGGGCGGTCAGGAAGATATGATCGAAGATCTCGCTTTGACCATGTCTAAAGCCAAGGCAGCACAAAGCTAA
- a CDS encoding acetaldehyde dehydrogenase (acetylating), whose protein sequence is MKKIKCALIGPGNIGTDLLYKLQRSEILEPVWMVGIDPQSEGLLRAAQMGLKTTSDGVDGLLPHVLADEVQIAFDATSAYVHAENSRKLNELGVLMIDLTPAAIGPFCVPPVNLNALLDAGQVPNVNMVTCGGQATIPMVAAISQVQPVAYAEIIATVSTKSVGPGTRKNIDEFTRTTAGAIEQVGGAKQGKAIIIINPAEPPLMMRDTVHCLVEGEPDQAAITASVHAMIAQVQQYVPGYRLVNGPIFEDNRVSVYLEVQGLGDFLPVYAGNLDIMTAAAARTAEMFAERLVKRAEESAHV, encoded by the coding sequence TAAAATGCGCCTTAATTGGCCCAGGCAATATTGGTACAGATTTACTGTATAAATTACAACGTAGTGAAATTTTAGAGCCAGTCTGGATGGTGGGGATCGATCCGCAGTCTGAAGGCTTGCTTCGTGCAGCGCAAATGGGCTTAAAAACCACCAGTGATGGGGTGGATGGCTTGTTGCCACACGTTTTGGCGGATGAAGTGCAAATTGCATTTGATGCGACATCGGCTTATGTGCATGCGGAAAATAGTCGTAAGCTCAATGAACTTGGCGTATTGATGATTGATCTCACGCCTGCTGCAATCGGTCCTTTCTGTGTACCACCAGTGAATTTGAATGCCTTATTAGATGCTGGACAAGTACCCAATGTGAATATGGTGACTTGTGGTGGACAAGCCACCATTCCTATGGTTGCGGCAATTTCACAAGTACAGCCGGTTGCTTATGCAGAGATTATTGCAACGGTATCGACCAAGTCGGTTGGGCCGGGAACACGTAAAAACATTGATGAATTCACTCGAACCACGGCAGGGGCGATTGAGCAGGTGGGCGGTGCCAAGCAAGGCAAGGCCATTATTATTATCAATCCGGCTGAGCCGCCATTAATGATGCGCGACACGGTGCATTGTTTGGTTGAAGGTGAGCCAGATCAAGCTGCGATTACCGCATCCGTCCACGCCATGATTGCCCAAGTACAGCAATATGTACCCGGCTATCGCTTGGTGAATGGCCCGATCTTTGAAGATAATCGTGTTTCGGTGTATTTGGAAGTTCAGGGTCTTGGTGATTTCTTACCTGTTTATGCCGGTAATCTCGACATTATGACCGCTGCTGCTGCGCGCACTGCGGAAATGTTTGCTGAACGTCTTGTGAAACGTGCTGAGGAGTCTGCGCATGTCTAA